In the Clostridium sporogenes genome, one interval contains:
- a CDS encoding YraN family protein, which yields MHYCNKDIGYFGETIATNYIKNQGYIILEKNFRCKLGEIDIIAKDKNFIVFIEVKTRYSSFYGSPSESITFRKQNKIYKTAQLYIINRNIYNKSYFRFDVIEVILNTFDNSYSVNLIKNAFQI from the coding sequence ATGCACTATTGCAATAAAGATATTGGTTATTTTGGTGAAACTATAGCTACTAATTATATAAAAAATCAGGGATACATTATATTGGAAAAAAATTTTAGATGTAAACTAGGTGAAATAGATATAATAGCTAAAGATAAAAATTTCATTGTATTTATAGAGGTTAAAACTAGATATAGTTCTTTCTATGGTAGTCCTAGTGAATCTATAACTTTTAGAAAGCAAAATAAAATTTATAAAACAGCTCAATTATATATAATAAACAGAAATATCTATAATAAATCCTATTTTAGATTCGATGTAATAGAAGTAATCTTAAACACTTTTGATAATAGTTACTCTGTAAATCTTATCAAAAATGCTTTTCAAATATAA
- the pyrH gene encoding UMP kinase produces the protein MNEPKYKRVMLKLSGEALSGEKGFGIDFDFTKEISEQIKKLIDMGIEVGAVVGGGNIWRGRSGSGMDRTTADYMGMLATCINALALQDSLEQLGVNTRVQTAIEMKEIAEPFIRRRAMRHLEKERVVIFASGTGNPYFSTDTAAALRAAEIEADVILLAKKVDGVYNKDPHKYDDAIKYNNLSYIEVLEQGLQVMDSTATSLCMDNDIPILVFGLDKPCNIIKAVTGEEIGTLVSNSK, from the coding sequence ATGAATGAACCAAAGTATAAGCGCGTTATGCTAAAGTTATCAGGAGAAGCTTTATCAGGTGAAAAAGGTTTTGGAATTGATTTTGATTTTACTAAGGAAATATCAGAACAAATAAAAAAATTAATTGACATGGGAATAGAAGTAGGCGCAGTAGTTGGTGGAGGAAATATTTGGAGAGGTAGAAGTGGTTCAGGTATGGATAGAACTACAGCAGATTATATGGGAATGTTAGCTACTTGTATAAATGCTTTAGCTCTTCAAGATTCATTAGAACAACTTGGAGTTAATACTAGAGTTCAAACTGCTATAGAAATGAAAGAAATTGCAGAACCATTTATAAGAAGAAGAGCTATGAGGCATCTAGAAAAGGAAAGAGTTGTAATATTTGCATCTGGCACAGGTAATCCATATTTTTCAACAGATACAGCAGCTGCACTAAGAGCAGCTGAAATAGAAGCAGATGTTATATTACTTGCTAAAAAGGTAGATGGTGTTTATAATAAAGATCCTCATAAATATGATGATGCTATAAAATATAATAATTTATCTTATATAGAAGTGCTAGAACAAGGATTACAAGTAATGGATTCTACTGCTACTTCTCTATGTATGGATAATGATATTCCTATATTAGTTTTCGGATTAGATAAGCCTTGTAATATAATAAAGGCTGTAACTGGGGAAGAAATAGGCACTTTAGTTTCAAATTCAAAATAA
- a CDS encoding YifB family Mg chelatase-like AAA ATPase → MTSKVITAALNGACCNLISVEVNISHGLPSFNIVGLADTSVKESKERVKAAIENSGYEFPISKITVNLSPADMKKEGSSFDLPIAIAILAATEQINNDSLKGYIILGELSLFGEINKIRGALPIALEALENNYFNFIIPISNANECAMLDKINVYPFSHLKEVIHFICYKDLLPYKIDKSTIYSSKEKGKDFSEIAGQESSKRALEIAAAGSHNIIMSGPPGCGKTMLAERFPSIIPNLNYEESLEVTKIYSIAGKLGKNGSLITKRPFRNPHSTSSQAALTGGGTHLTPGEISLAHNGILFLDEILEFKKEVLEALRQPLEDKKITISRFSGTATYSSNFILLGTLNPCPCGFLGSEKPCRCSDYEIKRYLNKLSGPLLDRIDIFTFVPSLSYSEIKNNKTSESSDTIKERVYKAREIQRKRFINEGIYNNSQMKRIHLKKYCNLNNEASNILEKIYDRFNLSVRSYGRILKVARTIADLNNNNKIQKEDIIEALQYRKFVDTDVI, encoded by the coding sequence TTGACTAGTAAAGTAATTACAGCTGCTTTAAATGGAGCTTGTTGTAATTTAATATCTGTAGAAGTAAATATAAGTCATGGTCTTCCTTCCTTTAATATAGTAGGTCTTGCCGATACCTCTGTTAAAGAATCTAAAGAAAGAGTTAAGGCAGCAATAGAAAATTCAGGATATGAATTTCCTATAAGCAAAATAACAGTAAATCTATCCCCTGCTGATATGAAAAAAGAAGGTTCTTCTTTTGATTTACCTATAGCCATTGCTATATTAGCTGCTACAGAGCAAATCAATAATGACTCCTTAAAAGGCTATATAATTTTAGGTGAACTTTCACTATTTGGTGAAATAAATAAAATAAGAGGCGCTCTTCCTATAGCATTAGAAGCTTTAGAAAACAATTATTTTAATTTTATAATACCTATAAGTAATGCTAACGAATGTGCTATGTTAGATAAAATAAATGTTTATCCATTTTCACATTTAAAAGAAGTGATTCATTTCATTTGTTATAAAGATTTACTTCCATATAAAATTGATAAATCTACTATATATTCAAGTAAAGAGAAGGGGAAAGATTTCTCTGAAATAGCTGGTCAGGAAAGTTCAAAAAGAGCTTTAGAAATAGCCGCAGCAGGATCTCATAATATAATAATGTCTGGTCCTCCCGGTTGCGGTAAAACTATGTTAGCAGAAAGATTTCCTTCCATAATTCCTAATTTAAATTATGAAGAATCTTTAGAAGTAACTAAAATATATAGCATAGCTGGTAAATTAGGCAAAAATGGTTCATTAATAACTAAACGCCCCTTTAGGAATCCTCACAGTACTTCTTCTCAAGCAGCTTTAACCGGTGGTGGAACTCATTTAACTCCTGGAGAAATTTCTTTAGCTCATAATGGTATTTTGTTTTTAGATGAGATATTAGAATTTAAAAAAGAAGTTCTAGAAGCTTTAAGACAGCCTTTAGAGGATAAAAAAATAACCATAAGTAGATTTAGTGGTACTGCTACCTATAGCTCAAACTTTATATTACTAGGAACTTTAAATCCCTGTCCCTGTGGTTTTCTAGGTTCTGAAAAGCCTTGTCGTTGTAGTGATTATGAAATAAAAAGATATCTAAATAAGCTTTCTGGTCCTCTTTTAGATAGAATTGATATTTTTACCTTTGTACCTTCTTTATCTTATAGTGAGATAAAAAATAATAAGACATCTGAGTCTTCTGACACTATAAAAGAAAGAGTATATAAAGCACGAGAGATTCAAAGAAAAAGATTTATTAATGAAGGAATCTATAATAATTCCCAAATGAAAAGAATTCACTTAAAAAAATACTGTAATTTAAATAATGAAGCTTCAAATATATTAGAAAAAATATATGATAGATTTAATTTAAGTGTACGCTCTTATGGTCGCATACTTAAAGTTGCTAGAACTATAGCTGATTTAAATAATAATAATAAAATTCAAAAGGAAGATATAATAGAAGCTCTACAATATAGGAAATTTGTGGATACTGATGTAATATGA
- the dprA gene encoding DNA-processing protein DprA, whose product MIELNLWYASAKVSNNIKIKLLQELESVHNIFDYVQNFKYEKNINKNIVKVINNFKIAWDKEKISNMKNKMLKDNIKIINYMEKEYPAKLRNYEDAPAILFYKGNIEKFSVIKSAAIVGSRKCSIYGMKVTKIISEVLAENNVMVVSGMAKGIDYYAHLYCIENNGFTTAILGSGIDVVYPKQNKKIYDIISKDGCVISEFLPGTPPLSYNFPRRNRIISGLSDIVIVVEAGEKSGSLITTEIALEQGKDVVAVPGSIFSKESIGTNKIIKEGAYVFTNVEDILDYIGIEKIKLNNNKDNNVISKNSLQGKVYNVLSHEPKHIDDLLKLMDIDIKHLYEVLFELQLKKEIICLAGNYYVKS is encoded by the coding sequence ATGATAGAGTTAAATTTATGGTATGCTAGTGCTAAGGTTTCAAATAATATAAAAATAAAATTATTACAAGAGCTTGAATCTGTACATAATATATTTGATTATGTTCAGAATTTTAAATATGAAAAAAACATAAATAAAAATATAGTCAAAGTAATTAATAATTTTAAAATAGCCTGGGATAAAGAAAAAATAAGTAATATGAAAAATAAGATGCTAAAAGATAATATTAAAATAATAAATTATATGGAAAAAGAATATCCAGCTAAATTAAGAAATTATGAAGATGCGCCAGCCATATTGTTTTATAAAGGAAACATAGAAAAATTTAGTGTAATTAAATCTGCTGCTATTGTAGGTTCTAGAAAATGTTCTATTTATGGTATGAAGGTAACAAAGATTATAAGTGAGGTTTTGGCAGAGAACAATGTAATGGTAGTTAGTGGTATGGCTAAGGGAATAGATTATTATGCTCATTTATATTGTATAGAGAATAATGGATTTACTACAGCAATTTTAGGTAGTGGCATTGATGTTGTATATCCAAAGCAAAATAAAAAAATATATGATATTATAAGTAAGGATGGCTGTGTAATATCTGAATTTTTACCAGGAACGCCACCTTTATCATATAATTTCCCTAGAAGGAACAGGATAATTAGTGGTTTGAGTGATATAGTAATAGTCGTAGAAGCAGGAGAAAAAAGTGGGTCATTAATAACTACAGAAATAGCTTTAGAACAAGGAAAAGATGTAGTAGCAGTTCCAGGTTCCATATTTTCTAAAGAGAGCATAGGTACAAATAAAATTATAAAAGAAGGTGCCTATGTATTTACAAATGTAGAAGATATATTAGATTATATAGGTATAGAAAAAATAAAATTAAATAATAATAAGGATAACAATGTGATTTCAAAGAATAGCTTACAAGGAAAAGTTTATAATGTGTTAAGCCATGAGCCGAAACATATAGATGACTTATTAAAATTAATGGATATTGACATAAAACATTTATATGAGGTATTATTTGAATTGCAGCTAAAAAAAGAAATAATTTGTTTGGCTGGCAACTATTATGTTAAATCCTAA
- a CDS encoding phosphatidate cytidylyltransferase, with protein sequence MNSRYIGALVLAPFVIFLFIGGVFLKWGILALSLGGMYEFYKVVKNKDIHPIEVIGYLLCLIYYIPLLNTINYKNIFYIVTLAVFILLAIPVINLKYNFIDVAITLLGFLYVPIFFSFIVLVNNKTYGNYLVWLIFISAWLCDTTAYYVGKYFGKNKLCPKVSPKKTIEGSIGGIIGASLACTIFGIIIFKFGVNIEIIHYVLIGIICGIVCQFGDLVASSIKRYAEVKDYSNLIPGHGGILDRFDSILFSSVAVYYYLTFILQL encoded by the coding sequence ATGAATAGTAGATATATAGGGGCTTTAGTGTTAGCACCTTTTGTAATATTCCTATTTATAGGAGGAGTATTTTTAAAGTGGGGTATATTAGCACTTTCTTTGGGCGGCATGTACGAGTTTTATAAAGTAGTGAAAAATAAGGATATACATCCTATAGAAGTAATAGGATACTTATTATGTCTAATATATTATATACCACTTTTAAATACTATAAATTATAAAAATATTTTTTACATAGTTACATTAGCTGTTTTTATACTTTTAGCTATACCGGTTATAAATTTAAAGTATAATTTTATAGATGTGGCAATAACTCTTTTAGGCTTTTTATATGTGCCTATATTTTTTAGTTTTATAGTTTTAGTTAATAATAAAACTTACGGAAATTATTTAGTATGGCTTATATTTATTTCTGCTTGGCTTTGCGATACTACAGCTTATTATGTAGGGAAGTATTTTGGAAAGAATAAATTATGTCCTAAGGTAAGTCCTAAAAAAACTATAGAAGGTTCTATAGGCGGAATAATAGGAGCTTCTTTAGCTTGTACTATATTTGGAATTATTATATTTAAATTTGGAGTTAATATAGAAATTATACACTACGTATTAATAGGTATTATATGTGGTATAGTTTGTCAATTTGGAGACCTAGTAGCTTCATCTATAAAAAGATATGCAGAAGTAAAAGATTATAGTAATTTAATACCAGGTCATGGAGGAATACTGGATAGATTTGATAGTATTTTATTTTCTTCAGTAGCGGTATATTATTATTTAACTTTTATATTACAACTTTAA
- a CDS encoding isoprenyl transferase, with amino-acid sequence MKKFFSSNKKVNVDINIDKNNIPKHIAIIMDGNGRWAKERNLPRTMGHKAGVETIREIVKECNNLGVKYLTLYAFSTENWKRPKDEVSALMSLLVQYLRKEVKELNENNVVVNAIGDIEELPEVCVNELKKAYEETENNTGLILNLALNYGGRDEIIRAVKNMYEDMKVGKIREEEVNEDIISNYLYTKGMADPDLIIRPSGEKRISNFLLWQCAYSEFWYSDIKWPDFKKEHLHKAIYDYQNRDRRFGAVK; translated from the coding sequence ATGAAAAAATTTTTTTCAAGTAACAAAAAAGTTAATGTAGATATAAATATAGATAAGAATAATATACCAAAACATATTGCTATCATAATGGATGGGAACGGAAGATGGGCAAAAGAAAGAAATTTACCTAGAACTATGGGCCATAAAGCTGGCGTTGAAACTATAAGAGAAATAGTGAAAGAATGCAATAATTTAGGTGTTAAGTATTTAACCTTATATGCTTTTTCTACAGAAAATTGGAAGAGGCCTAAGGATGAAGTTAGTGCTCTTATGTCCTTATTAGTTCAGTATTTAAGAAAAGAAGTGAAAGAACTTAATGAAAATAATGTAGTAGTTAATGCAATAGGGGATATAGAAGAATTACCAGAAGTATGTGTAAATGAATTGAAGAAAGCCTATGAAGAGACTGAAAATAATACAGGTTTAATATTAAATTTAGCCTTAAATTATGGTGGAAGAGATGAAATAATAAGAGCAGTAAAAAATATGTATGAGGATATGAAAGTAGGAAAGATAAGAGAAGAGGAAGTAAATGAAGATATTATTTCCAATTACCTTTATACAAAAGGCATGGCTGATCCAGATTTAATAATAAGACCTAGTGGAGAAAAAAGGATAAGTAATTTCTTATTGTGGCAATGTGCTTATTCAGAATTTTGGTATTCAGACATAAAATGGCCTGATTTTAAAAAAGAGCATCTTCATAAAGCTATATATGATTATCAAAATAGAGATAGAAGATTTGGAGCTGTAAAATAA
- the tsf gene encoding translation elongation factor Ts: MISAKMVKDLREKTGAGMMDCKKALSECDGDLEKAIEVLREKGLAAAAKKSGRVAAEGIVSTYISEDMKNGSIIEFNCETDFVSVNELFVELANNLSKQAALSNVSTAEELLEEKYIADESKLVKDAITELIAKLGENMNLRRIAKLSVDKGVITSYIHGGGRIGVLVKLACEKEDEKLVQIAKDVAMQVAATNPLFLNRDGVDTDTLEKEKEIYRVQALNEGKPEKVVEKMVMGRINKYYKENCLVEQLWVKNGDYTITKYLQEQSKEIGADITVEAFVRYEKGEGIEKKEEDFAEEVQRQMNQGK, from the coding sequence ATGATCAGTGCTAAAATGGTAAAAGATTTAAGAGAAAAAACTGGCGCAGGAATGATGGATTGTAAAAAAGCTTTATCTGAATGTGATGGAGATTTAGAAAAAGCTATAGAAGTATTAAGAGAAAAAGGTTTAGCAGCAGCAGCTAAAAAATCAGGTAGAGTAGCAGCAGAAGGTATTGTAAGCACATACATATCTGAAGATATGAAAAATGGATCAATAATAGAATTCAACTGTGAAACAGACTTCGTTTCAGTAAACGAATTATTTGTAGAGTTAGCAAACAATTTATCAAAACAAGCAGCTCTTTCAAATGTTTCAACTGCAGAAGAATTATTAGAAGAAAAATATATAGCAGATGAAAGCAAGTTAGTTAAAGATGCAATAACTGAATTAATAGCTAAATTAGGTGAAAACATGAACCTAAGAAGAATAGCTAAACTTTCAGTAGATAAAGGTGTTATAACAAGCTATATTCATGGTGGTGGAAGAATTGGTGTTCTTGTAAAATTAGCTTGCGAAAAGGAAGATGAAAAATTAGTTCAAATAGCTAAAGATGTAGCAATGCAAGTTGCAGCAACAAATCCACTATTCTTAAATAGAGATGGTGTTGACACTGATACTTTAGAAAAAGAAAAAGAAATATATAGAGTTCAAGCTTTAAATGAAGGAAAACCAGAAAAAGTTGTTGAAAAAATGGTTATGGGAAGAATCAATAAATATTACAAAGAAAATTGTTTAGTTGAACAACTTTGGGTTAAAAACGGAGATTATACTATAACTAAATACTTACAAGAACAATCAAAAGAAATCGGTGCAGATATAACTGTAGAAGCTTTCGTAAGATACGAAAAAGGTGAAGGCATAGAAAAGAAAGAAGAAGACTTTGCTGAAGAAGTTCAAAGACAAATGAACCAAGGCAAATAA
- the frr gene encoding ribosome recycling factor — MIKEIFKKADDKMGKSIEALKRELSSMKAGRANPAMLDRIEAEYYGSMTPLNQLANISVPEARVLSIQPWDKSSMGAIEKAILKSDLGLNPSNDGAVIRLIIPELTEETRKNIVKTVKKAGEETKVAIRSIRRDCNDDIKNLKKDDVSEDDIKKAEEDIQKKTDKFIKEVDSIISAKEKEILSI, encoded by the coding sequence ATGATAAAAGAAATATTTAAAAAAGCAGATGACAAAATGGGGAAAAGCATTGAAGCTTTAAAAAGAGAATTATCTTCAATGAAAGCTGGTAGAGCTAATCCAGCTATGCTTGATAGAATAGAAGCTGAATATTATGGTTCTATGACTCCGTTAAATCAATTAGCTAATATATCTGTACCAGAAGCAAGAGTTCTTTCAATACAACCTTGGGATAAGAGTTCTATGGGAGCTATAGAAAAGGCTATATTAAAATCAGATTTAGGTTTAAATCCTTCTAATGATGGTGCTGTAATAAGACTTATCATACCAGAATTGACAGAAGAAACAAGAAAAAATATAGTTAAGACTGTTAAAAAGGCTGGAGAAGAAACAAAAGTAGCTATAAGATCTATAAGAAGAGATTGCAATGATGATATTAAGAATCTAAAAAAAGATGATGTTTCAGAAGATGATATTAAAAAAGCAGAAGAAGATATTCAAAAGAAGACAGACAAATTTATAAAAGAGGTAGATTCTATAATAAGTGCAAAAGAAAAGGAAATACTATCTATATAA
- the rpsB gene encoding 30S ribosomal protein S2, whose product MSVISMKQLLEAGVHFGHQTRRWNPKMAPYIFTERNGIYIIDLQKTVKKVEEAYNFLRSVAEEGKDVLFVGTKKQAQEAIEEEAKRSEMHFVNNRWLGGMLTNFTTITARIRKLEELDKMEEDGTFEVLPKKEVIKLKNEREKLEKNLGGIRKLDANNVGAMFIVDPRKEKNAILEAKRLGIPVVAIVDTNCDPDEVDFVIPGNDDAIRAVRLIAAKMADAVLEGRQGEQLAE is encoded by the coding sequence ATGTCAGTTATATCAATGAAACAATTATTAGAAGCAGGTGTTCACTTTGGACATCAAACAAGAAGATGGAACCCTAAAATGGCTCCATACATATTTACAGAAAGAAATGGAATTTACATTATTGACCTACAAAAAACAGTTAAAAAGGTAGAAGAAGCTTATAACTTCTTAAGATCAGTTGCAGAAGAAGGAAAAGATGTATTATTTGTAGGAACTAAAAAACAAGCTCAAGAAGCTATAGAAGAAGAAGCTAAAAGATCAGAAATGCATTTTGTTAACAACAGATGGTTAGGTGGAATGTTAACAAACTTCACAACAATAACAGCTAGAATAAGAAAATTAGAAGAGTTAGATAAAATGGAAGAAGATGGAACATTCGAAGTTCTTCCTAAAAAAGAAGTTATAAAATTAAAAAATGAAAGAGAAAAATTAGAAAAGAACCTAGGCGGAATAAGAAAGCTAGATGCAAACAATGTAGGAGCTATGTTCATTGTTGACCCAAGAAAAGAAAAGAATGCTATATTAGAAGCTAAAAGACTTGGAATTCCAGTTGTAGCTATAGTAGATACTAACTGTGATCCAGACGAAGTAGATTTCGTAATTCCAGGAAATGATGATGCTATAAGAGCCGTAAGATTAATAGCAGCAAAAATGGCGGATGCTGTTCTTGAAGGAAGACAAGGTGAACAATTAGCAGAATAA
- the topA gene encoding type I DNA topoisomerase encodes MGQNLVIVESPAKAKTIKKYLGKNYVVEASMGHVRDLPKSQLGVDIENNYNPKYITIRGKGELLDKLRKEAKKSSKVYLATDPDREGEAISWHLAHVLKIDESEECRIEFNEITKTSIKKAIKSPRKINENVVDAQQARRVLDRLVGYKISPILWNKVKWGLSAGRVQSVALRMICDREREIEEFIPQEYWTIECEVHKEKNKKPFIIKLTTKSGKKIEINNEEEAIEIINDLKKGEFNVKKIKKTKKNKNPLAPFTTSTLQQDSYKKLNFSTKKTMSIAQQLYEGIDIKGFGAVGLITYMRTDSIRIAEEAQKSTLEHIKNNFGDEYIPKTPRVFKGKKNIQDAHEAIRPTNVEITPTLAKESLTPQQYKLYELIWKRFVASQMASCILDSTSISIENGKYGLRASGSLIFFDGFMKVYEYSTEEEKDSIKIPELEENEVLKEKSINKSQHFTQPPARYSEASLVKTLEENGIGRPSTYAPIISTILDRKYVEREKKTLKPTELGDIVNNIVSEYFKQIVDLEFTADMENKLDYIEEGKKSWREVVNDFFEPLIKSIEIAEKEIAKITIEDKVTDVICEKCGRNMVIKHGRYGDFLACPGYPDCKNTKPIVEEIDVECPKCGNGKVLIKKSRKGRKFYGCSNYPDCDFVSWSEPVKDKCEECGSYMVKKQSKAKGEYYECSNSECKHKKYLNNKE; translated from the coding sequence ATGGGACAAAATTTAGTAATAGTAGAATCACCAGCAAAAGCTAAAACCATAAAGAAGTATTTAGGAAAAAACTATGTAGTTGAGGCATCAATGGGACATGTAAGAGATTTACCTAAAAGTCAATTAGGTGTTGATATAGAAAATAATTATAACCCTAAATATATAACAATAAGAGGAAAAGGTGAACTTTTAGATAAACTTAGAAAAGAAGCTAAAAAAAGTTCTAAAGTATATTTAGCAACAGACCCAGATAGAGAGGGTGAGGCTATTTCTTGGCATTTAGCTCATGTACTTAAAATAGATGAAAGTGAAGAATGCAGAATAGAATTTAATGAGATAACTAAAACTTCTATAAAGAAAGCAATAAAATCTCCGAGAAAAATAAATGAAAATGTAGTAGATGCTCAACAAGCAAGAAGAGTTTTGGATAGGTTAGTGGGATATAAAATAAGCCCTATATTATGGAATAAAGTTAAATGGGGATTAAGTGCAGGTAGAGTTCAATCTGTTGCTTTAAGAATGATATGTGATAGGGAAAGAGAAATTGAAGAATTTATACCTCAAGAATATTGGACTATAGAATGCGAGGTACATAAAGAAAAAAATAAGAAACCTTTTATAATTAAACTTACTACTAAATCAGGTAAAAAAATAGAAATAAATAATGAAGAAGAAGCTATTGAAATAATAAATGACTTAAAAAAAGGTGAATTTAATGTAAAAAAAATAAAGAAAACGAAGAAAAATAAAAATCCATTAGCACCTTTTACAACAAGTACTCTTCAACAGGATTCTTATAAAAAATTAAATTTTTCTACGAAAAAAACTATGTCTATAGCTCAACAATTATATGAAGGTATAGATATTAAAGGATTTGGAGCAGTAGGTCTTATAACCTACATGAGAACAGATTCTATAAGAATAGCAGAAGAAGCTCAAAAATCAACTTTAGAGCATATAAAAAATAATTTTGGGGATGAATATATACCAAAGACTCCAAGAGTTTTTAAAGGAAAGAAAAATATACAGGATGCACACGAAGCTATAAGACCGACCAATGTTGAAATAACTCCTACATTGGCTAAGGAAAGTTTAACTCCACAACAATATAAATTATATGAATTAATATGGAAAAGGTTTGTAGCAAGTCAAATGGCTTCTTGTATTTTAGATTCCACATCTATAAGTATAGAAAATGGGAAATATGGATTAAGAGCTAGTGGATCTTTAATATTCTTTGATGGTTTCATGAAGGTATATGAATATTCTACAGAAGAAGAAAAAGATAGTATAAAAATACCTGAGTTGGAAGAGAATGAAGTTTTAAAAGAAAAGTCTATAAATAAAAGTCAGCATTTTACTCAACCACCAGCTAGATATTCAGAAGCTTCATTAGTAAAGACTTTGGAAGAAAACGGTATAGGAAGACCAAGTACCTATGCTCCTATTATATCTACAATATTAGATAGAAAATATGTGGAAAGAGAGAAAAAGACTTTAAAACCTACAGAACTAGGAGATATAGTAAACAACATAGTAAGTGAATATTTCAAACAAATAGTAGATTTAGAATTTACAGCGGATATGGAAAATAAATTAGATTATATAGAGGAAGGGAAAAAATCATGGAGAGAAGTAGTAAATGATTTCTTTGAACCTTTAATAAAATCTATAGAAATAGCGGAAAAAGAAATAGCAAAAATAACCATTGAGGATAAAGTAACAGATGTAATATGTGAAAAATGTGGAAGAAATATGGTTATTAAACATGGAAGATATGGAGATTTTTTAGCATGTCCAGGATATCCAGATTGTAAAAATACTAAGCCTATAGTAGAAGAAATAGATGTTGAATGTCCTAAATGTGGAAATGGAAAAGTTTTAATAAAGAAAAGTAGAAAAGGCAGAAAGTTTTATGGATGTAGTAACTATCCAGATTGTGACTTTGTAAGTTGGTCAGAGCCTGTAAAAGATAAATGTGAAGAATGTGGAAGCTATATGGTAAAAAAACAAAGTAAAGCTAAAGGTGAATATTATGAATGTTCTAACTCAGAGTGTAAACATAAAAAATATTTAAATAATAAGGAATAG
- the codY gene encoding GTP-sensing pleiotropic transcriptional regulator CodY: MNSLLDKTRMLNRILQKSGTEPVDFEDICDLLSDVLQCNVYIISRKGKILGSKFYAGFECDEVREVVLKENRFPDFYNNKLLNVNETLPNSPNHDKCVFDDLKDCQINNKLSTIVPINGNRERLGTLLLARFDKEFTDEDLVLAEYSATIIGLEILRSKQDQIEEEARKKAVVQLAIGTLSYSELEAVEHIFNELDGTEGLLVASKIADKVGITRSVIVNALRKFESAGVIESRSLGMKGTHIRILNDKLLEELKKIK, encoded by the coding sequence ATGAATTCATTACTAGATAAAACAAGAATGTTGAATAGAATATTGCAAAAATCAGGTACAGAACCAGTAGATTTTGAAGATATATGTGATTTATTAAGCGATGTTTTACAATGCAATGTATATATAATTAGTAGAAAAGGAAAAATATTGGGATCTAAATTTTATGCAGGATTTGAATGTGACGAAGTGAGAGAAGTTGTTTTAAAAGAAAATAGATTCCCGGATTTTTACAATAATAAATTGTTAAATGTAAATGAAACTTTACCCAATTCACCTAATCATGATAAATGCGTATTTGATGATTTAAAAGATTGTCAAATAAATAATAAATTATCAACAATAGTTCCTATAAACGGAAACAGAGAGAGACTAGGTACATTATTATTAGCTAGATTTGATAAAGAATTTACTGATGAAGATTTAGTGTTAGCAGAATACAGTGCTACAATAATTGGTCTTGAAATATTAAGATCAAAACAGGATCAAATAGAAGAAGAAGCAAGAAAAAAAGCTGTGGTTCAATTAGCTATAGGAACATTATCTTATTCAGAATTAGAAGCTGTAGAACATATATTTAATGAGTTAGATGGCACAGAGGGATTATTAGTAGCATCTAAAATAGCAGATAAGGTTGGAATAACAAGATCTGTTATAGTGAATGCATTAAGAAAATTTGAGAGTGCAGGGGTAATTGAATCAAGATCCCTAGGTATGAAAGGTACTCACATTAGAATATTAAATGATAAACTTTTAGAAGAATTAAAGAAGATAAAATAA